A window from Carassius carassius chromosome 40, fCarCar2.1, whole genome shotgun sequence encodes these proteins:
- the LOC132121820 gene encoding pre-mRNA splicing regulator USH1G-like — MNDKYHRAARDGHLHLLKDATRKDLNAPDEDGMTPTLWAAHHGNLDALRLLVARGGDPDKCDIWGNTPLHLAAANGHLNCLSFLVSFGANVWCLDNDYHTPLDMAASRSRMDCVRYLDTINAKQTTINPKLVSKLKERAFRNAEKRIKNCEKLQRKHHERMAKHFLRESAAMDMSDTMSYSSFSSTLSRRIPQFNTLDSNMTYSQVTLQSTTRGRTKIQQRLEKKKQGDGTFKISEDGRRSIRSLSGLQLGNDVMFLKQGTYVDRHQQSSPRLNIRNMFSGKQDIRLDDDDDEVDTVSRALSDPGLYEAAYSEISTDSGRDSLFNRPGLGTMVFRRNYVTDGLFRMGQNEGSVVGSEPVGQVPNVRLRGRLHIQSPSLDEVSIGSSLSLHEKNLQDLPWEEGELGLEEEDDELQPSSAPLEVFLASQGLSDFLSIFHREQMDLESLLLCSEQDLISIHIPLGPRKKLLDACSRRNNVLDEADGMQDTVL, encoded by the exons ATGAACGACAAATACCACCGGGCGGCTCGAGACGGTCACCTGCACCTGCTGAAAGACGCGACGCGCAAAGATCTGAACGCGCCGGATGAGGATGGGATGACGCCGACGCTCTGGGCCGCGCACCACGGCAACCTGGACGCGCTCAGACTGCTGGTGGCGCGAGG AGGAGATCCAGATAAATGTGATATTTGGGGAAACACTCCTCTTCACCTGGCAGCAGCTAATGGCCATCTCAACTGTCTGTCCTTTCTGGTGTCATTTGGTGCCAATGTGTGGTGCTTGGACAATGACTACCACACGCCACTGGACATGGCGGCCTCTAGGAGCCGGATGGACTGTGTGCGATATCTGGACACTATCAACGCAAAGCAGACTACCATCAACCCCAAACTGGTGAGCAAACTGAAGGAACGCGCCTTCCGTAATGCAGAGAAACGCATTAAGAACTGTGAAAAGCTTCAACGCAAGCATCACGAACGCATGGCGAAGCATTTCTTGAGAGAGAGTGCTGCAATGGACATGTCAGATACAATGAGTTACAGCAGTTTCAGCAGCACCCTGAGTCGAAGGATCCCTCAGTTCAACACCCTCGACTCCAACATGACATACTCACAG GTAACGCTTCAGTCCACAACAAGAGGCAGGACCAAGATTCAGCAGCGACTTGAGAAGAAAAAGCAAGGCGACGGAACTTTCAAGATTTCCGAAGACGGGCGAAGGAGCATTCGCTCGCTCTCTGGTCTTCAGCTGGGCAATGACGTCATGTTCTTGAAGCAGGGAACATATGTCGACCGACACCAGCAGTCCAGCCCTCGGCTTAACATCCGCAACATGTTTTCTGGTAAACAGGACATCAGGctagacgatgatgatgatgaggtagACACTGTGTCAAGGGCACTCAGTGACCCGGGTCTGTATGAGGCTGCATACTCAGAAATAAGTACAGACTCGGGTAGAGACTCTTTGTTCAACCGCCCAGGACTCGGTACTATGGTATTCCGTCGAAATTATGTGACTGATGGGCTGTTCCGAATGGGACAGAATGAGGGCAGTGTAGTAGGGAGTGAACCAGTGGGACAGGTCCCAAATGTCCGCTTACGGGGAAGATTGCATATCCAATCACCTAGTCTTGATGAAGTCAGCATTGGCAGCTCATTGAGTCTTCATGAGAAGAACTTGCAG GATTTGCCTTGGGAGGAAGGAGAACTGGgcttggaggaggaggatgacGAGCTTCAGCCATCTTCGGCTCCTTTAGAAGTGTTCCTGGCATCTCAGGGCCTAAGTGACTTCCTCTCCATCTTTCATCGAGAGCAGATGGACCTGGAATCGTTGCTGTTGTGCTCTGAACAGGACCTTATTAGCATCCACATTCCACTTGGCCCTCGTAAAAAACTACTTGATGCATGCAGCAGACGCAACAATGTTCTGGACGAAGCTGATGGCATGCAGGACACTGTACTGTAA
- the LOC132121821 gene encoding fatty acid desaturase 6-like: protein MCANMQSNPEKRRDTASRDGEGPRDEAQADAERETLMMELTRLVQKSVRESSWWERRGIDCSILTAAFISLPAGFLLLGSCQTLYFLSGVLMMGVAHAVITVKGTHLASHGALSESPAWAHFWAVFFIEVCGSFSARAGVQAHVKMHHAHTNVITLGDSSTWKMPFLPRSVYLFIAPLAVPIITPIVAISQLKGQSPLLILRTVLCVCLGFFSQYYLLRCVSGLSCSSALLVMLLCRAMFSLPYIHVNIFQHIGLPMFSATNRPKRIYQMTHGVLNLPRNLLLDWTFGHSLISCHVEHHLFPFLSDNMCLKVKPLVSQYLKEKKLPYQEDAYVSRLSLFFHRYQELMVFTPPITELVGIQ, encoded by the exons ATGTGCGCTAACATGCAGAGCAATCCAGAGAAGAGGAGAGACACCGCGTCCCGGGATGGAGAAGGACCCCGGGACGAAGCGCAGGCGGACGCCGAGCGCGAGACGCTGATGATGGAGCTCACGCGCCTGGTGCagaagagtgtgagagagagcagcTGGTGGGAGAGGAGAGGAATAGACTGCAGCATCCTCACCGCAGCCTTCATCAGTTTACCGGCAG GGTTCCTGTTGCTGGGTTCATGTCAGACACTGTACTTCCTGTCAGGTGTTCTGATGATGGGCGTGGCTCACGCTGTCATCACTGTTAAAGGCACACACCTGGCCAGTCACGGCGCACTCAGCGAGTCTCCGGCCTGGGCACACTTCTGGGCCGTCTTCTTCATCGAA GTGTGCGGCTCGTTCTCAGCGCGGGCCGGCGTTCAGGCTCACGTTAAGATGCATCACGCTCACACTAATGTGATCACTCTGGGAGACTCCAGCACCTGGAAAATGCCCTTCCTGCCTCGATCCGTCTATCTGTTCATCGCGCCGCTGGCCGTCCCCATCATCACGCCCATCGTCGCCATCA GTCAGCTGAAGGGTCAGTCTCCGCTCCTGATCCTGCGCACcgtcctgtgtgtgtgtctgggcttTTTTTCTCAGTATTATCTGCTCAGGTGTGTGTCGGGTCTGTCGTGCAGCTCCGCTCTGCTGGTCATGCTTCTGTGCAGAGCCATGTTCTCCCTGCCGTACATACACGTCAACATATTTCAG CACATCGGCCTGCCAATGTTTTCTGCCACTAACCGGCCCAAGCGCATCTACCAGATGACACACGGAGTCCTCAATCTTCCCCGAAACCTGCTGCTGGACTGGACCTTCGGCCATTCCCTCATCAGCTGCCACGTGGAGCATCACCTCTTCCCATTCCTGTCTGACAACATGTGCCTGAAG GTGAAGCCGCTCGTGTCTCAGTATCTGAAGGAGAAGAAGCTGCCGTATCAAGAGGACGCTTACGTCTCTCGTCTGAGTCTGTTCTTCCACAGATATCAGGAGCTGATGGTGTTCACTCCGCCCATCACTGAACTGGTGGGAATCCAGTGA
- the LOC132122497 gene encoding tripartite motif-containing protein 16-like protein: protein MCDVVLPADLPASSLSSEKLQKNPEQNNLKSTEEKTNGSPETEIHTNGEKDTKTIEESKIQEDLKESEDPQKPQDEEEVLGPNDVTCDSCIDRPCRATKSCLTCLVSYCEAHLRPHLENVKFQSHRLVEPLRDIERRTCETHRCALELFCCADACCVCQECVTEDHRGHSAVPITEARTRIERELQDKQTDMVKTVTAAENAINKLQANTVNIEASVKEVRGVIEEQFNILQAAVEQAEKEVSEILEVEERQALHQAEGIRVHLEQRCTELKKTQSQVEKITKNKNDIDFLQEYSQWKKEAVDVSLPGIYIGLMDRLQSFSRIITQSTKEMCENLLTSYSNKLKETCKNDNVGIKTTVYAVMAAKKNMSIPNPETRDDFLKYVTPLTFDADTAHQYLRLTEERKKVTNTTPWQQSYPELPERFQHFKQVMTVESFYMGRHYFEVDMRGEGTHIGLTYKSIDRKGSESNSCITGNSFSWCVQWDGRSFSAWHSDVETPLSVPKATRIGVYVDYSAGVLAFYDVENSMVLIHKYQAEFLEPLYPAFWLPKKECVVLLEPGASLTTPSPVTSPK from the exons ATGTGCGACGTGGTGCTGCCAGCAGATCTGCCCGCTAGCAGCTTGAGTTCAGAAAAACTCCAGAAGAACCCAGAGCAGAACAATCTGAAGTCCACAGAGGAGAAGACCAATGGATCTCCAGAGACAGAAATCCACACCAATGGAGAGAAAGACACCAAGACTATTGAAGAAAGCAAGATTCAGGAGGATCTGAAGGAGTCAGAGGACCCTCAGAAGCCTCAGGATGAAGAGGAGGTTCTGGGGCCGAACGATGTCACCTGTGACTCCTGCATCGACCGGCCGTGCCGCGCCACGAAGTCGTGCTTGACCTGCCTGGTGTCGTACTGCGAGGCTCACCTGAGGCCACACCTGGAGAACGTCAAGTTCCAGAGCCACCGGCTGGTGGAGCCGCTGCGGGACATCGAGAGACGCACCTGTGAGACGCACCGCTGCGCGCTGGAGCTGTTCTGCTGCGCCGACGCGTGCTGCGTGTGTCAGGAGTGCGTGACGGAGGACCACCGCGGACACAGCGCCGTGCCCATCACCGAGGCGCGCACGAGGATAGAG AGAGAGCTCcaggacaaacagacagacatggTGAAGACGGTCACAGCAGCAGAAAACGCCATTAACAAGTTACAGGCCAACACAGTGAATATAGAG GCGTCTGTGAAGGAGGTGCGTGGAGTGATCGAGGAGCAGTTTAACATACTTCAGGCGGCCGTGGAGCAGGCGGAGAAAGAAGTGAGCGAGATCTTAGAGGTGGAGGAGCGACAGGCGCTGCACCAGGCCGAAGGAATCCGGGTTCATCTGGAACAACGCTGCACTGAACTCAAGAAAACCCAGAGTCAGGTCGAGAAAATCACCAAGAACAAAAATGACATTGACTTCCTGCAG GAGTATTCACAGTGGAAAAAGGAAGCTGTTGATGTGTCTTTACCTGGCATTTATATCGGCCTCATGGATCGACTGCAGTCATTCAGTCGCATTATCACACAGTCCACAAAAGAGATGTGCGAAAACCTGCTGACCTCCTACTCCAACAAACTCAAAGAAACCTGTAAAAACG ATAATGTAGGCATAAAGACGACGGTTTATGCCGTGATGGCTGCAAAAAAGAACATGTCAATTCCAAACCCAGAGACCAGAGACGACTTTCTTAAAT ATGTCACGCCTCTGACCTTTGATGCAGATACGGCCCACCAGTATCTGCGTCTGACAGAAGAACGGAAGAAGGTGACAAACACCACGCCGTGGCAGCAGAGCTATCCCGAGCTCCCCGAGCGCTTCCAGCACTTCAAGCAGGTGATGACAGTCGAGAGCTTCTACATGGGCCGCCACTATTTCGAGGTGGACATGAGAGGAGAAGGCACTCACATCGGCCTGACGTACAAGAGCATCGACCGCAAGGGATCGGAGAGCAACAGCTGCATCACGGGAAACAGCTTCTCCTGGTGTGTGCAGTGGGACGGACGCAGCTTCTCTGCGTGGCACAGCGATGTGGAGACGCCGCTCAGTGTCCCCAAAGCCACGCGGATCGGAGTCTACGTGGATTATTCTGCCGGCGTGCTGGCTTTCTACGACGTGGAGAATAGCATGGTGCTCATCCACAAGTACCAGGCTGAGTTTCTGGAGCCGCTTTACCCGGCCTTCTGGCTTCCCAAGAAGGAGTGTGTCGTGCTTTTGGAGCCAGGAGCTTCCCTGACAACCCCTTCTCCTGTTACCTCTCCTAAATAA
- the tvp23b gene encoding Golgi apparatus membrane protein TVP23 homolog B, whose protein sequence is MKLDSNDDEDVALFDAEEDSAARKNKIKHPVASFFHLFFRVTAILVYLLCGSVGGSFIACMVTIILLLSCDFWTVKNITGRLMVGLRWWNQVDDDGKNHWVFESRKAGGNQSSASRSSNAESRIFWLGLIICPVVWVIFAFFTLVSFKIKWLAVVILGVVLQGANLYGYVRCKVGARTNLKNMATNYFGRQFLKQAFTKQEES, encoded by the exons ATGAAGCTG GACTCAAACGATGATGAAGATGTGGCTTTATTTGATGCTGAGGAAGATTCAGCCGCGAGAAAGAACAAGATCAA GCATCCGGTGGCATCATTCTTCCACCTGTTCTTCCGGGTCACTGCTATCCTGGTTTACCTGCTGTGTGGTTCAGTCGGTGGATCCTTCATCGCCTGCATGGTCACCATCATCCTCCTCCTGTCATGTGACTTCTGGACGGTGAAG AATATAACAGGCCGACTGATGGTGGGTTTGCGCTGGTGGAATCAAGTGGATGATGATGGAAAAAACCATTGGGTGTTTGAATCCagaaag GCCGGAGGGAATCAGTCTTCAGCGTCGCGTTCCTCAAACGCAGAGTCTCGTATCTTCTGGCTGGGTCTGATCATCTGTCCCGTCGTCTGGGTCATCTTTGCTTTCTTTACGCTCGTCTCCTTTAAGATCAAATGGCTG GCCGTGGTGATTTTGGGAGTGGTGTTACAAGGAGCCAATCTCTACGGATATGTGCGCTGTAAAGTAGGAGCCAGAACAAACCTGAAGAACATGGCCACAAATTATTTCGGACGGCAGTTTCTCAAACAG GCTTTCACGAAACAAGAGGAGTCTTAG